The following proteins are encoded in a genomic region of Streptococcus gwangjuense:
- a CDS encoding DUF1002 domain-containing protein, with amino-acid sequence MRKKLFLTSAAVLWAVTAMNSVHAATDVQKVIDETYVQPEYVLGSSLSEDQKNQTLKKLGYNASTDTKELKTMTPDVYSKIMNVANDSSLQLYSSAKIQKLGDKSPLEVKIETPENITKVTQDMYRNAAVTLGVEHAKITVAAPIPVTGESALAGIYYSLEANGAKVPQANKDLAQEELKALSDINAENKDKSGYDANKLNVALADIKSGLAKAKESKGNLTEEDVRKIVEDTLKNYKLDQVITGNQINIIINFALNLSKSDILSNADFTKTLNDLKQSIVSQAGDSFKNINLNFDADKALEDGGNFLSSLWQAIVNFFKSFGS; translated from the coding sequence ATGAGAAAGAAACTCTTTCTGACTAGTGCTGCGGTCTTGTGGGCAGTAACAGCTATGAATAGCGTCCATGCAGCAACAGATGTTCAAAAAGTCATCGATGAAACCTACGTTCAACCTGAATATGTCCTAGGTTCATCATTGTCTGAAGATCAAAAAAATCAAACCCTTAAAAAACTAGGCTACAATGCCTCAACAGACACCAAAGAACTCAAGACCATGACACCTGATGTCTATTCTAAGATTATGAATGTTGCCAATGACTCAAGTTTACAGTTGTATTCATCAGCCAAGATTCAAAAACTAGGTGACAAATCGCCACTTGAGGTCAAGATTGAAACACCAGAAAACATCACGAAGGTGACTCAGGATATGTACCGCAATGCAGCAGTAACCTTGGGTGTAGAACATGCTAAAATCACTGTGGCAGCACCTATTCCAGTTACAGGTGAGAGTGCCTTAGCCGGGATTTACTATTCGCTGGAAGCTAATGGAGCCAAGGTGCCACAAGCCAATAAAGACTTGGCTCAAGAAGAGCTGAAGGCTTTGTCAGATATCAATGCTGAAAACAAGGACAAGTCAGGCTATGATGCTAATAAATTAAACGTTGCCCTAGCCGATATCAAGTCAGGACTCGCCAAAGCTAAAGAAAGTAAGGGAAATCTGACAGAAGAAGATGTCCGCAAAATCGTTGAAGATACCTTAAAAAATTACAAACTTGATCAGGTTATAACAGGAAACCAGATCAATATTATCATCAATTTTGCTTTGAATCTCTCAAAGAGTGATATCCTCAGCAATGCAGACTTCACTAAAACACTGAATGACCTGAAACAAAGCATCGTATCACAAGCTGGCGACAGTTTTAAAAATATCAACCTTAACTTTGATGCTGATAAGGCACTAGAGGACGGTGGGAACTTCTTAAGCTCCCTTTGGCAGGCCATTGTCAACTTCTTCAAGAGTTTTGGTTCTTAA
- the glyA gene encoding serine hydroxymethyltransferase produces MIFDKDDFKAYDADLWNAIAKEEERQQNNIELIASENVVSKAVMAAQGSILTNKYAEGYPGRRYYGGTEVVDVVETLAIERAKEIFGAKFANVQPHSGSQANCAAYMALIEPGDTVMGMDLAAGGHLTHGAPVSFSGQTYNFVSYSVDPETELLDFDAILKQAQEVKPKLIVAGASAYSQIIDFSKFREIADAVGAKLMVDMAHIAGLVAAGLHPSPVPYAHITTTTTHKTLRGPRGGLILTNDEDLAKKINSAIFPGIQGGPLEHVVAAKAVSFKEVLDPAFKEYAANVIKNSKAMADVFLQDPDFRIISGGTENHLFLVDVTKVVENGKVAQNLLDEVNITLNKNSIPYETLSPFKTSGIRIGAAAITARGFGEEESRKVAELIIKTLKNAENEAVLEEVRSAVKELTDAFPLYED; encoded by the coding sequence ATGATTTTTGACAAAGATGATTTTAAAGCATATGATGCTGATCTCTGGAATGCTATTGCAAAAGAAGAAGAACGCCAACAAAACAATATCGAGTTGATTGCTTCGGAAAACGTCGTTTCCAAGGCTGTTATGGCAGCTCAAGGGTCTATCTTGACGAATAAATACGCCGAAGGCTACCCAGGACGCCGTTATTATGGTGGAACTGAGGTGGTGGACGTTGTAGAGACTCTTGCTATTGAACGCGCAAAAGAAATTTTCGGTGCAAAATTTGCTAATGTTCAACCTCACTCTGGAAGCCAAGCTAACTGTGCGGCATACATGGCCTTGATTGAGCCAGGTGATACCGTTATGGGGATGGATTTAGCAGCAGGTGGACACTTGACCCACGGAGCTCCAGTTAGCTTCTCAGGTCAAACCTACAACTTTGTTTCTTATAGTGTAGATCCTGAAACGGAACTCTTGGATTTTGATGCTATCTTGAAACAAGCTCAAGAAGTAAAACCAAAATTGATCGTAGCAGGTGCTTCAGCCTATTCTCAAATTATCGACTTTTCAAAATTCCGTGAAATTGCTGATGCTGTTGGGGCTAAGCTCATGGTCGATATGGCCCATATTGCTGGTTTGGTTGCGGCTGGTCTTCACCCAAGTCCAGTTCCATACGCTCATATTACTACAACAACGACCCACAAAACCCTTCGTGGACCTCGTGGTGGTTTGATTTTGACCAATGATGAAGATTTAGCTAAGAAAATCAACTCAGCTATTTTCCCTGGTATTCAGGGGGGACCTTTGGAGCATGTTGTTGCTGCTAAGGCAGTTTCCTTCAAAGAAGTATTAGATCCAGCCTTCAAGGAATATGCTGCTAATGTTATCAAAAACAGCAAGGCTATGGCAGATGTCTTCTTGCAAGACCCTGATTTCCGTATCATTTCTGGTGGGACTGAAAACCACCTCTTCCTTGTTGATGTGACTAAGGTTGTAGAAAACGGAAAAGTTGCTCAAAACTTGCTGGATGAGGTCAATATTACCCTAAATAAAAACTCAATCCCTTACGAAACCTTGTCCCCATTCAAAACAAGTGGTATTCGTATTGGAGCAGCAGCCATTACTGCACGTGGATTTGGTGAAGAAGAAAGTCGCAAAGTGGCTGAACTCATCATTAAAACCCTTAAAAATGCAGAAAATGAGGCTGTCTTAGAAGAAGTGAGAAGTGCAGTCAAAGAATTGACAGATGCCTTCCCATTATACGAGGACTAA
- a CDS encoding nucleoid-associated protein, producing MDIYIKKAIIHQFSPDDTELLLADKFLNITPKIEEYLRKKIERVYSDEAKTGIFEEENPFFNHITDDLLEASVTLANLWKEEFSISENLKTNDLIFVQFTKEGVEHFAFLRIALRETLTHLGGEVDNPIKLTQNNLPGFGTGADEALVVNLQSRKYHLIEKRIKYNGTFLNYFSDNLLAVAPKISPKKSIKELEKTAQRIAESFNTDDFQFQSKVKSAIFNNLEESNELSPEKLANDLFDNNLTARLSFIDQVKEAVPEPVQFDEIDASRQLKKFENQKLSLSNGIELIVPNNVYQDAESVEFIQNDNGTYSILIKNIEDIQSK from the coding sequence ATGGACATTTATATTAAGAAAGCCATTATTCACCAGTTCAGTCCGGATGATACCGAGCTGTTACTAGCGGATAAGTTTCTCAATATTACTCCAAAAATCGAAGAATACCTGCGTAAAAAAATTGAACGTGTGTATTCAGATGAAGCCAAGACTGGGATTTTCGAAGAAGAAAATCCCTTCTTCAATCACATCACAGACGATTTGTTGGAGGCATCAGTAACGCTGGCTAACCTCTGGAAAGAGGAGTTCAGCATTTCAGAAAATCTCAAGACCAATGACTTGATTTTTGTGCAATTTACTAAAGAAGGTGTAGAACATTTCGCTTTCTTGCGAATTGCCCTGCGGGAGACCTTGACCCACCTCGGTGGAGAAGTTGATAATCCAATCAAGCTAACTCAGAATAACTTGCCTGGATTTGGAACGGGTGCTGACGAGGCCTTGGTAGTCAATCTTCAGAGTCGCAAGTACCATCTGATTGAAAAACGAATCAAGTACAACGGGACTTTTTTGAACTATTTTTCAGATAATCTTCTTGCTGTCGCTCCTAAAATTTCTCCTAAGAAATCCATCAAAGAACTGGAAAAAACAGCCCAGAGAATTGCCGAATCTTTTAATACAGATGATTTTCAATTTCAATCTAAGGTAAAATCAGCGATTTTCAACAACTTAGAAGAAAGCAATGAATTGTCGCCTGAGAAATTGGCCAACGACCTTTTTGACAATAATCTGACTGCTCGTTTGAGCTTTATTGATCAAGTTAAAGAAGCTGTCCCAGAGCCTGTTCAATTCGATGAAATTGATGCCAGTCGCCAATTAAAGAAATTTGAAAACCAAAAACTCTCCTTGTCAAATGGAATTGAGCTCATCGTTCCCAATAACGTCTATCAAGACGCCGAGTCTGTTGAGTTTATCCAAAACGATAATGGAACCTACTCTATCTTAATCAAAAATATCGAGGATATCCAAAGTAAATAA
- the pezT gene encoding type II toxin-antitoxin system toxin PezT, whose product MEIQDYTDSEFKHALERNLRSLTRGKKSSKQPIAILLGGQSGAGKTTIHRIKQKEFQGNIVIIDGDSFRSQHPHYLELQQVYGKDSVEYTKDFAGKMVESLVTELSNLGYNLLIEGTLRTVDVPKKTAQLLKNKGYEVQLALIATKPELSYISTLIRYEELYAINPNQARATPKEHHDFIVNHLVDNTRQLEELAIFERIQIYQRDRSCVHDSREDKISAADILQELLFGEWSQVEKEMLKSGEERFKDLTN is encoded by the coding sequence ATGGAAATCCAAGATTATACCGATAGTGAATTCAAACATGCTTTAGAGAGGAACCTTCGCTCTCTGACAAGAGGAAAAAAGTCCAGTAAGCAACCTATAGCGATTTTGCTTGGAGGGCAAAGTGGTGCTGGTAAGACTACAATTCATCGAATTAAACAGAAAGAATTTCAAGGAAATATTGTTATCATAGATGGCGATAGTTTTCGTTCTCAGCATCCACACTATTTAGAACTGCAGCAAGTATATGGTAAAGATAGTGTTGAATACACTAAAGATTTTGCAGGCAAAATGGTGGAGTCTTTAGTAACAGAATTAAGCAATTTGGGATACAATCTTTTGATAGAGGGAACTTTACGAACAGTTGATGTTCCAAAGAAAACAGCACAACTCTTGAAAAATAAGGGATATGAAGTACAATTAGCCTTAATTGCAACAAAGCCTGAGCTGTCCTATATAAGTACTCTTATCCGTTATGAAGAACTGTACGCCATCAATCCAAATCAAGCACGCGCAACTCCAAAAGAACATCATGATTTCATTGTAAATCATCTAGTTGATAATACCCGACAGTTGGAAGAACTAGCTATCTTTGAAAGAATTCAAATTTATCAACGAGATAGAAGTTGTGTACATGATTCAAGAGAAGATAAAATTTCAGCAGCAGATATTCTTCAAGAGTTACTGTTTGGGGAGTGGAGTCAGGTAGAGAAAGAGATGCTTAAATCTGGAGAAGAAAGATTTAAAGATTTAACTAATTGA
- the pmp23 gene encoding cell wall hydrolase Pmp23 — translation MFKRIRRVLVLAVFLFAGYKAYRVHQDVKQVMTYQPMVREILSEKDTPANEELVLAMIYTETKGKEGDVMQSSESASGSTNTINDNASSIRQGIQTLTDNLYLAQKQDVDVWTAVQAYNFGPAYIDFIAQNGKENTLALAKQYSRETVAPLLGNTTGKTYSYIHPISIFHGAELYVNGGNYYYSRQVQLNLYIIKTFTLFSTSG, via the coding sequence ATGTTTAAACGAATTCGAAGAGTGCTTGTACTAGCAGTCTTCCTTTTTGCTGGCTATAAAGCTTACCGCGTTCACCAAGATGTCAAGCAAGTCATGACCTATCAACCCATGGTGCGAGAAATCTTGAGTGAAAAAGACACCCCAGCAAACGAAGAGCTTGTGCTCGCTATGATTTATACCGAAACAAAAGGAAAAGAAGGCGATGTCATGCAGTCTAGTGAGTCTGCAAGTGGTTCCACCAACACCATCAATGATAATGCCTCTAGCATTCGGCAAGGCATTCAAACTCTGACCGACAATCTCTATCTGGCCCAGAAGCAGGATGTAGATGTTTGGACGGCTGTTCAAGCCTATAATTTTGGACCTGCCTATATCGATTTTATCGCCCAAAATGGCAAGGAAAATACCTTGGCTCTGGCCAAACAGTACTCTCGTGAGACTGTTGCTCCCTTGCTTGGCAATACCACTGGAAAGACTTATAGTTATATTCACCCCATTTCCATTTTTCACGGTGCCGAACTCTATGTAAATGGAGGAAACTATTATTATTCTAGACAGGTGCAACTCAACCTTTACATCATTAAAACTTTCACTCTCTTTTCGACATCTGGCTAG
- the rlmD gene encoding 23S rRNA (uracil(1939)-C(5))-methyltransferase RlmD, giving the protein MLKKNDIVEVEIVDLTHEGAGVAKVDGLVFFVENALPSEKILMRVLKVNKKIGFGKVEEYLVQSPHRNQDIDLAYLRSGIADLGHLAYPEQLKFKTKQVKDSLYKIAGFTDIEVAETLGMENPVKYRNKAQVPVRRVNGILETGFFRKNSHDIMPLEDFFIQDPVIDEVVVALRDLLRRYDLKPYDEKEQSGLIRNLVVRRGHYSGQIMVILVTTRPKIFRVEQLIEQLIKQFPEIVSVMQNINDQNTNAIFGKEWRTFYGQDFITDQMLGNDYQIAGPAFYQVNTEMAEKLYQTAIDFAELREDDVVIDAYSGIGTIGLSVAKHVKEVYGVEVIPEAVENSKKNAQLNNISNAHYVCDTAENAMKNWLKDGIQPSLILVDPPRKGLTESFINASSQTGAERIAYISCNVATMARDIKLYQELGYELKKVQPVDLFPQTHHVECVVLLQRKKG; this is encoded by the coding sequence ATGTTAAAGAAAAATGATATTGTAGAAGTTGAAATTGTTGACTTGACCCATGAAGGGGCAGGAGTTGCCAAGGTAGATGGTTTGGTCTTTTTTGTAGAGAATGCTTTACCGAGTGAAAAAATCCTCATGCGTGTCCTCAAAGTCAATAAAAAGATTGGCTTTGGGAAGGTTGAAGAATACCTTGTCCAATCACCACACCGTAATCAAGATATAGATTTGGCTTACCTGCGTTCAGGAATCGCGGATTTAGGTCATCTTGCCTATCCAGAACAGCTCAAATTTAAAACTAAGCAAGTCAAGGACAGTCTCTACAAGATTGCTGGATTTACTGATATAGAGGTTGCTGAAACGCTAGGAATGGAAAATCCAGTCAAGTACCGCAACAAAGCACAGGTGCCTGTTCGTCGTGTTAATGGTATCTTGGAAACTGGATTTTTCCGTAAAAATTCCCACGACATCATGCCTTTGGAAGATTTCTTTATCCAAGATCCTGTGATTGATGAGGTAGTTGTAGCCCTACGCGACTTGCTCCGTCGTTATGATTTAAAACCTTATGATGAAAAGGAACAATCTGGCTTGATTCGTAATCTTGTGGTACGTAGAGGTCACTACTCAGGACAAATCATGGTCATTTTGGTGACAACTCGTCCGAAGATTTTCCGAGTGGAGCAATTGATTGAACAACTAATCAAGCAGTTCCCAGAGATTGTTTCTGTCATGCAAAATATCAACGACCAGAACACCAATGCGATTTTTGGTAAGGAATGGCGCACCTTTTATGGACAAGACTTTATCACTGACCAGATGTTGGGAAATGACTACCAAATCGCTGGACCAGCTTTTTACCAGGTCAATACTGAAATGGCTGAAAAGCTCTATCAAACAGCCATTGACTTTGCAGAGTTAAGAGAAGATGATGTGGTTATTGATGCCTATTCTGGTATCGGAACGATTGGCCTCTCTGTTGCCAAACATGTCAAAGAAGTTTATGGTGTTGAAGTTATTCCAGAAGCAGTTGAGAATAGCAAGAAGAATGCCCAACTGAACAATATTTCAAACGCCCACTATGTCTGTGATACAGCTGAAAATGCTATGAAGAATTGGCTCAAAGATGGAATTCAACCAAGCCTTATCCTAGTGGATCCACCAAGAAAAGGACTCACAGAAAGCTTTATCAATGCAAGTAGCCAAACAGGTGCTGAACGCATTGCCTATATTTCCTGTAATGTTGCGACCATGGCGCGTGATATCAAACTCTACCAAGAATTGGGATATGAGTTGAAGAAAGTCCAGCCGGTTGACTTATTTCCGCAAACGCATCATGTGGAGTGTGTAGTGTTGCTACAAAGAAAAAAAGGGTGA
- a CDS encoding tyrosine-type recombinase/integrase: MDYKLISTYLDYCKTHKRLSSHTIRAYKNDLMQFYNSDYDNVESYIEQLTRSNIKTNTLRRKIACMKVFYNYLKYQNIIEENPFNQLRFQFRTEKVLPKTIPYDILKSIFIYLERKVIVSKTDYQKQHAERNLLIISLLLSTGIRISELCHIHLKDINLSNKTLHIIGKGKKERILFLGDQKTFNLLETYINKTRNESNDFLFPGKHSLKPLSEQSVRLVIKRIVEQNSLSKTITPHMFRHSFATMLLDNDVDIRYIQQILGHSSISITQIYTHVSHSKQKEILSSFNPVSAIHSEIE, from the coding sequence ATGGATTATAAACTTATTTCTACTTACTTAGATTATTGCAAAACTCATAAGCGTTTGAGTTCGCACACGATTCGCGCTTATAAGAATGATCTTATGCAATTTTATAACTCAGACTATGATAATGTCGAATCCTATATAGAACAGTTGACACGATCTAACATAAAAACGAATACATTAAGAAGAAAAATTGCTTGTATGAAGGTGTTTTATAACTATCTAAAATACCAGAACATAATTGAAGAGAATCCCTTCAATCAATTGCGCTTTCAATTTAGAACTGAAAAAGTATTGCCTAAAACGATTCCGTATGACATTCTGAAAAGCATTTTTATATATTTAGAACGGAAAGTAATTGTATCTAAAACTGACTATCAAAAACAACACGCTGAAAGAAATCTACTAATTATTTCACTTTTACTTTCAACAGGCATCAGAATTTCTGAACTTTGCCACATTCATCTCAAAGATATTAATCTTTCCAATAAGACACTCCATATTATAGGAAAGGGTAAGAAAGAACGTATCCTATTTTTAGGAGATCAAAAAACATTCAATTTATTAGAAACATATATAAATAAAACAAGAAATGAATCAAATGATTTCTTGTTTCCAGGGAAACATTCTCTTAAACCATTGTCAGAGCAAAGTGTACGTTTAGTTATAAAGAGAATCGTTGAACAAAATAGCTTATCTAAAACTATTACACCACATATGTTTAGACATAGCTTTGCGACAATGCTTCTAGATAATGATGTAGATATTCGATACATTCAACAAATTCTTGGACACAGTTCTATATCAATCACACAAATCTATACTCACGTATCTCATTCAAAACAAAAAGAAATACTTAGTTCTTTTAATCCTGTATCAGCGATTCATTCTGAAATCGAATAA
- the pezA gene encoding type II toxin-antitoxin system antitoxin PezA translates to MIGKNIKSLRKTHDLTQPEFARIVGISRNSLSRYENGTSSVSTELIDIICQKFNVSYVDIVGEDKMLNPVEDYELTLKIEIVKERGANLLSRIYRYQDRQGISIDDESNPWILMSDDLSDLIHTNIYLVENFDEIERYSGYLDGIERMLEISEKRMVA, encoded by the coding sequence ATGATTGGAAAGAACATAAAATCCTTACGTAAAACACATGACTTAACACAACCCGAATTTGCACGGATTGTAGGTATTTCACGAAATAGTCTGAGTCGTTATGAAAATGGAACGAGTTCAGTCTCTACCGAATTAATAGACATCATTTGTCAGAAGTTTAATGTATCTTATGTCGATATTGTAGGAGAAGATAAAATGCTGAATCCTGTTGAAGATTATGAATTGACTTTAAAAATTGAAATAGTGAAAGAAAGAGGTGCTAATCTATTATCTCGAATCTATCGTTATCAAGATAGACAGGGAATTAGCATTGATGATGAATCTAATCCTTGGATTTTAATGAGTGATGATCTATCTGACTTGATTCATACGAATATCTATTTAGTAGAGAATTTTGATGAAATAGAGAGGTATAGCGGCTATTTGGATGGAATTGAACGTATGTTAGAGATATCTGAAAAACGGATGGTAGCCTAA
- a CDS encoding GNAT family N-acetyltransferase, translating into MLRDLQETDVKAICDINQEALGYSFSPEETASQLARLSQDSHHFLLGYEDAASHVLLGYVHAVVYESLYSKAGFNILALAVSPQAQGQGIGKCLLQGLEDEAKRRGYGFIRLNSADHRLGAHAFYEKVGYTCDKMQKRFIRIL; encoded by the coding sequence ATGCTAAGAGATTTACAAGAAACAGATGTGAAAGCTATATGTGACATCAACCAAGAGGCTTTGGGTTATTCTTTTAGTCCAGAGGAAACAGCTAGTCAATTAGCTAGATTATCTCAAGATTCCCATCATTTCCTTCTTGGTTATGAGGATGCAGCCAGCCATGTCTTGCTGGGATATGTCCACGCTGTGGTTTATGAATCCCTTTATTCTAAAGCAGGATTTAATATCTTAGCCTTAGCAGTTTCTCCTCAAGCACAAGGGCAAGGTATCGGTAAATGCTTACTGCAAGGGTTGGAAGACGAAGCAAAAAGACGTGGTTATGGGTTTATCCGCTTAAATTCTGCCGATCATCGTCTGGGTGCTCATGCATTTTATGAAAAAGTTGGTTATACTTGTGATAAAATGCAGAAACGGTTTATTCGCATCCTTTAG
- the prmC gene encoding peptide chain release factor N(5)-glutamine methyltransferase — translation MKLAQLFSDFEEELIRQGEEAESLSFVYRSLKNLSFTDFVFALQQEVTEEEEVFVKGIFQQLVAHKPAQYIIGQADFFGMQLTVDERVLIPRPETEELVELILAENPEMNLSILDIGTGSGAIALALAKNRPAWSVTAADISQEALEIASENAKNQKINIFFKKSDCFAEISEKYDIIVSNPPYISREDESEVGLNVLHSEPHLALFADEDGLAIYRKIAEDAKDYLKDGGKIYLEIGYKQGQSVPELFRKHLPEKRVRTLKDQFGQDRMVVVDDGQD, via the coding sequence ATGAAATTAGCTCAATTATTTTCAGATTTTGAAGAAGAATTGATAAGACAAGGAGAGGAAGCTGAAAGCCTCTCTTTTGTCTATCGTAGCCTGAAAAATCTTTCTTTTACTGACTTTGTTTTTGCTCTTCAGCAGGAAGTGACGGAAGAGGAAGAAGTATTTGTAAAAGGAATTTTCCAACAGTTAGTAGCTCATAAACCGGCACAGTATATCATCGGACAGGCAGATTTCTTTGGTATGCAGTTAACAGTTGATGAGCGGGTTTTGATTCCTCGTCCAGAGACAGAGGAGTTGGTGGAGCTTATCTTGGCTGAAAATCCTGAGATGAATCTATCAATTTTGGATATAGGTACAGGTAGTGGAGCTATTGCTCTCGCCTTAGCAAAAAACAGACCGGCTTGGTCAGTGACAGCAGCGGATATTTCTCAAGAGGCTTTAGAAATAGCTAGCGAAAATGCTAAAAATCAAAAAATTAATATATTTTTTAAAAAATCTGATTGTTTTGCAGAAATTTCTGAAAAATATGATATAATTGTATCCAATCCACCCTATATCTCTCGTGAAGATGAGTCAGAGGTAGGTTTGAATGTTTTGCATTCAGAGCCTCACCTAGCTCTCTTTGCAGATGAGGATGGTTTAGCTATTTACCGTAAAATTGCGGAAGATGCAAAAGACTATCTCAAAGATGGTGGTAAGATTTACCTTGAAATTGGATACAAGCAAGGTCAAAGTGTTCCTGAACTTTTTAGGAAGCATCTTCCTGAAAAGAGAGTACGAACACTAAAAGACCAATTTGGTCAAGATAGGATGGTTGTAGTTGATGATGGACAGGATTAG
- a CDS encoding L-threonylcarbamoyladenylate synthase has translation MMDRIRQELEKGGAVVLPTETVYGLFAKALDEKAVDYVYQLKHRPRDKALNLNVASIEDILYFSKNQPTYLQKLVETFLPGPLTIILEANDRVPYWVNSGLATVGFRMPSHPITLDLIRETGPLIGPSANISGQASGVTFSQILEDFDQEVLGLEDDAFLTGQDSTILDLSGDKVKILRQGAIKREDILAQLPEISFEEE, from the coding sequence ATGATGGACAGGATTAGACAAGAATTGGAAAAGGGTGGGGCTGTTGTTCTGCCTACTGAGACAGTTTATGGTCTTTTTGCTAAAGCTCTAGACGAAAAAGCAGTTGATTATGTATACCAGCTCAAACATCGTCCTAGAGACAAAGCTCTTAACCTAAATGTTGCTTCTATAGAGGATATCTTGTACTTTTCTAAGAATCAGCCAACCTATCTTCAAAAACTTGTAGAGACTTTTTTACCAGGTCCCTTGACCATTATTCTCGAAGCTAATGACAGAGTTCCCTATTGGGTTAATTCTGGTCTTGCAACTGTTGGATTTCGGATGCCCAGTCACCCTATCACACTTGATTTGATTCGAGAGACAGGTCCCTTGATTGGGCCGTCTGCTAATATCTCAGGTCAGGCAAGTGGAGTGACCTTTAGTCAGATTCTAGAGGATTTTGACCAAGAGGTTCTGGGGCTGGAAGACGATGCTTTTCTAACTGGACAGGATTCAACTATTTTGGACTTGTCTGGAGACAAGGTGAAAATCTTACGCCAAGGGGCCATTAAGCGAGAGGATATTCTTGCTCAGTTGCCAGAGATTTCTTTTGAGGAGGAATGA
- the prfA gene encoding peptide chain release factor 1 gives MNIYDQLQAVEDRYEELGELLSDPDVVSDTKRFMELSKEEASTRDTVTAYREYKQVLQNIVDAEEMIKESGGDADLEEMAKQELKDAKAEKEEYEEKLKILLLPKDPNDDKNIILEIRGAAGGDEAALFAGDLLTMYQKYAEAQGWRFEVMEASMNGVGGFKEVVAMVSGQSVYSKLKYESGAHRVQRVPVTESQGRVHTSTATVLVMPEVEEVEYDLDPKDLRVDIYHASGAGGQNVNKVATAVRIVHLPTNIKVEMQEERTQQKNREKAMKIIRARVADHFAQIAQDEQDAERKSTIGTGDRSERIRTYNFPQNRVTDHRIGLTLQKLDTILSGKLDEVVDALVLYDQTQKLEELNK, from the coding sequence ATGAACATCTATGATCAACTACAAGCTGTAGAAGACCGTTATGAAGAATTAGGAGAATTGCTCAGTGACCCTGATGTCGTTTCAGACACCAAACGTTTTATGGAGCTTTCAAAAGAAGAGGCTTCAACTCGTGATACAGTAACAGCCTACCGTGAGTACAAACAAGTCCTGCAAAACATCGTTGATGCTGAAGAGATGATTAAGGAATCAGGTGGAGACGCTGACTTGGAAGAAATGGCCAAGCAAGAACTCAAAGATGCCAAGGCTGAAAAAGAAGAATACGAAGAAAAACTGAAAATCTTGCTCCTTCCTAAAGATCCAAACGATGACAAGAATATCATCCTAGAAATCCGTGGAGCAGCTGGTGGTGATGAAGCAGCACTTTTCGCTGGAGACCTTTTAACTATGTACCAAAAGTATGCGGAAGCTCAAGGATGGCGCTTTGAAGTTATGGAAGCTTCTATGAACGGTGTTGGTGGTTTCAAAGAAGTGGTTGCTATGGTTTCGGGTCAATCTGTATACTCTAAACTCAAGTATGAATCAGGTGCCCACCGTGTGCAACGTGTCCCTGTAACAGAGAGTCAAGGCCGTGTTCATACTTCGACAGCGACAGTGCTTGTTATGCCTGAAGTGGAAGAAGTTGAATACGATCTTGATCCAAAAGATCTTCGTGTTGATATCTATCACGCCTCTGGTGCTGGTGGACAGAACGTCAATAAGGTTGCGACTGCCGTTCGTATTGTTCACTTGCCAACCAATATCAAGGTTGAGATGCAGGAAGAACGTACCCAGCAGAAAAACCGTGAGAAGGCCATGAAAATCATCCGTGCGCGTGTTGCTGACCACTTTGCACAAATTGCTCAGGATGAACAAGACGCTGAGCGTAAGTCGACAATCGGTACTGGTGACCGTTCAGAACGGATTCGTACTTATAACTTCCCACAAAACCGTGTCACAGACCACCGTATCGGCCTAACCCTCCAAAAACTAGATACGATTTTATCTGGTAAATTGGACGAAGTTGTGGATGCCTTGGTTCTTTATGACCAAACACAAAAATTAGAAGAATTAAACAAATAA